A window of Melopsittacus undulatus isolate bMelUnd1 chromosome 2, bMelUnd1.mat.Z, whole genome shotgun sequence contains these coding sequences:
- the FUT4 gene encoding LOW QUALITY PROTEIN: alpha-(1,3)-fucosyltransferase 4 (The sequence of the model RefSeq protein was modified relative to this genomic sequence to represent the inferred CDS: inserted 4 bases in 3 codons; deleted 10 bases in 7 codons), protein MEPAPRRRPAGQPGCPRRWRGRRWALAAGVLGAAAALALYARLPEPGPRRRRGSAGRXGEVNVLLWWEPSAAPRRMADCRRRYNITGCXLSADRSSYGEAQAVLFHHRDLALHGAEGAPRGPPPRPPQQAWVWMNFESPRHSPGLRGLAGLFNWTMSYRRDSDVFVPYGYLYTPPAPRPFVLPRKTRLVAWVISNWNEEHARVRYYRQLKEYLAIDVYGARGLALAEGAVVETVSALQVYLAFENSQHNRLQSLRSSGENAFAASAVPVVLGPRRAXYERFIPRDSFIHVDDFPSPRLLATYLKFLDKNKPNYRKYFAWRKKYEVHVTSFWDEHLCKACQGWRAAGNQIKTVRNLASWFES, encoded by the exons ATGGAGCcggccccgcgccgccgccccGCCGGCCAGCCCGGCTGCCCGCGGCGGTGGCGAGGGCGGCGGTGGGCGCTGGCGGCCGGGGTGCTgggcgccgccgccgcgctcGCCCTGTACGCCCGCCTGCCGGAGCCGGGGCCGCGCAGGCGGCGGGGGAGCGCAGGCCG CGGAGAAGTGAATGTGCTGCTATGGTGGGAG CCTTCGGCCGCCCCGCGGCGCATGGCCGACTGCCGCCGGCGGTACAACATCACCGGCT CGCTCAGCGCCGACCGCAGCAGCTACGGAGAGGCGCAGGCAGTGCTCTTCCATCACCGCGACCTGGCGCTGCACGGCGCAGAGGGGGCTCCCCGAGGGCCCCCGCCGCGGCCGCCGCAGCAAGCT TGGGTGTGGATGAACTTCGAGTCG CCTCGGCACTCGCCCGGCCTGCGAGGACTGGCCGGTCTCTTCAACTGGACCATGTCCTACCGGCGGGACTCGGATGTATTCGTGCCCTACGGGTACCTCTACACCCCGCCGGCGCCCCGGCCCTTCGTC TTGCCCCGCAAGACGCGGCTGGTGGCCTGGGTCATCAGCAACTGGAACGAGGAGCACGCCCGGGTGCGCTACTACCGCCAGCTGAAGGAGTACCTCGCCATCGATGTGTATGGGGCACGGGGGCTGGCGCTGGCCGAGGGC GCGGTGGTGGAGACTGTCTCG GCACTACAAGTCTACCTGGCCTTCGAGAACTCCCAGCACAACCGACTACAATCACTGAGAAGCTCTGGAGAAAACGCCTTTGCTGCCAGCGCCGTGCCCGTCGTTCTCGGACCCCGCAGGG ACTACGAGCGCTTCATCCCCCGCGACTCCTTCATTCACGTCGACGACTTCCCCAGCCCCCGGCTGCTGGCCACCTACCTGAAGTTCCTGgataaaaacaaacccaactaCAGGAAGTATTTTGCCTGGAGGAAGAAGTACGAAGTCCACGTCACGTCCTTCTGGGATGAGCATCTCTGCAAGGCTTGCCAGGGC TGGAGGGCAGCTGGGAATCAAATCAAGACTGTACGAAACCTGGCCAGCTGGTTTGAAAGCTGA